Within Micromonospora parathelypteridis, the genomic segment TTACCGGGGAGACTCCGGTGCCGGTGGTCCCGGAGCGGCTGGCCGCCTGGCGAGGGCGCGGCACCGTCTTCGTGCACCCGGACATGTCTGCCGGCCAGCAGGTCTGGACGGCGTACTGGGAACGGTCGGCCGGGGACGACGCCGGTGCCGAGACCGGGGTGCTGGAGGAGGCGCCGAGCTGGGACGACCCGGCCGAGGCGATCACCTGGGGACTGGCCCGGACACCGCGGGTGGTGGTGGTCGACGCCACCGGCACCATCTTCTGGGCCGGCGAGGGTGAGCCTCCTTTGGAGATTCCGGTCCGCTGGTCCGCAGGCTGACCCCAACTCCGGGAGCGACGGCACCTCAAGGCCGCGAGGCCGCCCCGCGCCGCCATGATCGTGCTCGATCGTGGAAGTAGTCCCAACCTCGCGACACGAGGGGACTACATCCTGGTTCGAGCGCGATCATGAGGGTCGCCGAGCGGCGGGCACGGCCCTGGACGGATTCACAACGACGTGAGAAGGAACCACAGAGTGAGTGCTTTTGCTGCTGTTGACGTCATTCGGGTCAAGCGGGACGGGGGTGTGCTGTCGGACGCGCAGATCGACTGGGTGGTCGACGCGTACACCCGGGGGGTCGTCGCCGACGAGCAGATGTCCGCGCTGGCGATGGCGATCCTGCTCAACGGCATGACCGGGCCGGAGATCGCCCGGTGGACCGCCGCGATGATCGCGAGCGGTGAGCGGCTGGACCTTTCGGCGGTACGCCGGCCGACGGTCGACAAGCATTCCACCGGTGGCGTCGGCGACAAGATCACTCTGCCGCTCACCCCGCTGGTGGCGGCGTGCGGAGCTGCCGTGCCGCAGCTCAGCGGCCGCGGTCTCGGGCACACCGGCGGCACATTGGACAAGTTGGAGTCCATCCCGGGCTGGCGGGCCACGGTGAGCAACGACGAGTTCATCGCCCAGCTGGACGAGGTCGGCGCGGTGATCTGCGCGGCCGGCGCCGGGCTCGCCCCCGCCGACCGCAAGCTGTACGCGCTGCGCGACGTGACCGGCACCGTGGAGGCGATCCCGTTGATCGCCAGCTCGATCATGAGCAAGAAGATCGCCGAAGGCACCGGCGCCCTGGTCCTCGACGTCAAGGTCGGCTCGGGCGCCTTCATGAAGTCCGTCGACCAGGCCCGCGAACTGGCCCGCACCATGGTCGAGTTGGGCGGTGCGCACGGTGTGCGGACGGTCGCCCTGCTCACCGACATGTCCACCCCGCTCGGCCTGGCGATCGGCAACGCGGTCGAGGTGACCGAGTCGGTCGAGGTGCTGGCCGGAGGTGGGCCGGCCGACGTGGTGGAGCTGACGCTGGCCCTGGCCCGGGAGATGCTCGACGCCGCCGGCCTGCCGGACGCCGATCCGGCTGCCGCGCTGCGCGACGGCCGGGCCATGGACTCCTGGCGGGCGATGGTCCGGGCGCAGGGCGGCGACCCGGACGCGCCGATGCCAGCTGCCGCCGAGGTCGAGGTGGTCCGCGCCGAGCAGGACGGGCACGTCGCGGCCGTCGACGCGTACGCCATGGGGGTTGCGGCGTGGCGGCTCGGCGCGGGTCGGGCCCGCAAGGAGGACCCGGTCAGCGTGCCGGCCGGTGTGGTGTTGCACAAGCGGCCGGGCGACGCGGTGCGGGCCGGTGACCCCCTGTACGAGCTGCGCGCCGAGGACGCGTCGCGGATTCCGGCGGCGCTCGCCGAGGCCGCGAACGCGGTGCGGATCGCGTCGACCGCGCCGGCGTCGACGCCGCTGGTCATCGAGCGCATCGGCTGATTGGACGCGGGCCGCCCTGGCGTGGTGCCGGTCACCTGGGAGCGCTATTGTCGCAGGCCAAGGGGGGATAACCGGCCTTGCGCCGGCGCGAGCAGACAGGAAGATCCGCCGTGACCGTTGCTGCCCCCGACCCACGTGAGGTGCGCGAGGCGAGCCTGGACGAGCTGTCCCGGCTGGGCCTACCGTTGCCGCCGGCCCAGTTTCCGCTGGTCTGGGAGCCGGGCGACGAGATCGACCTGCGCCCCACGGCGGAGATCGAGGCACGGATCGCCGTGCTGCATCTGATCCTGGCCCGCTGCTTCGGGATGCCCCCGCAGGCGGCGATGAGCTGGCTGCTCGGTTCGCACCTGGTCGAGATGGTCACCCCGCCGGAGTGGCAGTTCGTGATGGGCGGCAAGGGCGATCACCGCTCGTTCGTGCTGCACCACGACGCGCTCTTCGCGCTTGCGTGGGTGCTCGGGCTGAGCAAGCAGCTCGACCCCACCCTGGCCGTCGACGAGCGACTGGTCGAGCGGCTGCCGCACATCGCCGAGGGGGAGACGTTTCCCCGGTGGCGTTCCCGGATCCTCACGGCGCCGCAGCACCCGGCCGACGCCGCCGCCCTGCTCGACCTGCACTACTGCCTGGACTGGGCCTATCTGGAGACCGAGCGCAGCGGCCGGCGGGTGCCGGGCCTGATCGACGCGAACGCGATCGGGCAGCGGCGCTGGGCGCTGGAGTGGGCGGTGATCCTGCGCGGGCCGTACCACGACGAGCCGCCCGGCTGGGAAGAGGTCGACCTCTCCACCTGAGCTCAGCGAGGTCGGTACGCGTCCACCCGAACCGCCACGGTCACCCGGACCGGCTCGGGCAGCGCGGCCAGGCGGGCGGTGAGCGCGCCCGGCTCGGTGTGCCACGCGTTCGGGCCCATCCCGACCAGGGTGGCGACCTCTGGCCGGGTCAGGGTCAGCTCCGCCCGGTGCACCGCCGAGCTGACCGGTGTGAAGTGCGCGCCCAGGCTGCCGGTCACCCGGTCGGCCTTGTCCGGATCCACCCGGAGCAGGTCGAGGGCACCCACCAGCTCGGTGAGGTGGTCGGTGTCGGGCGTGACCACCAGCAGCGAGCCGGCCGGGTCGAGCACCCGGTGGAACTCCGGCCCGTTACGTGGGGCGAAGACGTTCAGCAGCACGGCGGTCGAGGCGTCCGCGAGCGGCAGCCGCTGCCAGGTGTCGGCGAGCGCCGCGGCGGCCCGGGGGTGCGCGCGGGCCGCGCGGCGCAGCGCCGGCTTGGACACGTCCAGGGCCAGGCCCACGGCGTCCGGCAGCGCCGCCAGCACCGCGCCGAGGTACCGGCCGGTGCCGGCACCGGCATCCACCACCAGGGGGTACGCCCCGAAGCCCTCGGTCGTGTCCAGCCGGGCGACGGCCTCCGTCGCGGCGCTGGCGAGGGCATCCGAGATGAGGTCGTAGTGCCCGGCGGCCTGGAAGTCCGCCCGTGCGACGACCATCTCGGCCGTGTCCCCGACGTGTGGGGTGCGACCGGTGAGCAGGTTGACGTAGCCCTGGCGGGCGACGTCGAAGCTGTGCCGGCGCGGGCAGCGCAGCGACCTCAGGTCGGGGGCCTGCTCCAGGGGCTCGCCGCAGACCGGGCAGCGCAACCGGTCGACGATGCGTGGGTCCACGTCAGGTCGCCGCCGGGTGGTGTCGCGGGCGGTCCGTCACCGTCGTGCTTCCATGCCGCTCAGCCTAGTTCGGGCCGGTCCGGGTCGGCTTCGAGACCTGCGGTGCCCTCCCGCACCCCTGCGGGTACGGCGCTGACTAGGGTCTGAGCATGGTCGCGACTATCCGGTATGAGGACATCGTCAAGGTTCCGAAGGCGCTGCTGCACGACCACCTCGACGGCGGGCTGCGGCCGGCGACGATCGTCGATCTGGCTGCCGAGGTTGGCCACGAGCTGCCCACCACCGATCCTGAGGCGCTCGGCCGCTGGTTCGTGGACGCGGCGGACTCCGGCTCGCTGGAGCGTTACCTCGAAACGTTCGCGCACACCGTGGCGGTCATGCAGACCCCACCCGCGCTGCGTCGGGTGGCCCGCGAGTGTGCGCTGGACCTGGCCGCCGACGGAGTGGTCTACGCCGAGGTGCGCTTCGCCCCGGAGCAGCACCTGGAGCAGGATCTGAGCCTGGACGAGGTGGTCGAGGCGGTGCTGGCCGGGTTCGCCGAAGGCACTGCCCAGGCTGTCGAGGCGGGCCTGACCATCCGGGTGGGCACGCTGCTCACCGCGATGCGCCACGCCGCCCGTTCACAGGAGATCGCCGAGCTGGCCGTTCGGCACCGGGACGCCGGGGTGGTCGGCTTCGACATCGCCGGCGCCGAGGCGGGCTTTCCGCCCACCCGGCACCTGGACGCCTTCGAGTACCTGCAGCGGGAGAACTTCCACTTCACCATCCACGCCGGCGAGGCGTTCGGTCTGCCGTCGATCTGGCAGGCGATCCAGTGGTGCGGAGCGGACCGGCTCGGTCACGGGGTGCGGATCGTCGACGACATCGCCCCGGACGGTGGGCTCGGCCGGCTGGCCGCGTACGTCCGGGACAAGCGGATCCCGCTGGAGCTGTGCCCCTCCTCGAACGTGCAGACCGGTGCGGTGGCCTCGATCGCGGACCACCCGATCGGTCTCCTGCGGGACCTGCGCTTCCGGGCCACCGTCAACACCGACAACCGGCTGATGAGCGGCACCTCGATGTCGCGGGAGATGGCGCTGTTGGTGGAGACGTTCGGCTACGGCTGGAAGGAGCTGCAGTGGTTCACGATCAACGCGATGAAGAGCGCCTTCATCCCGTTCGACGAACGACTGCGGATCATCGATGAGGTGATCAAGCCGGCGTACGCCAGGCTGCTGGCCTGAGGGTCAGCCGTGCGGGTGGCCGGCGAGCAGGCCGGCCACCCGGTGCAGCACCTCCCGGGCACGGGCCGCCTCCGCGCCCAACCCGGTCTGCCGGCGCAGCACCGCGGGCTCGGCCCGGAGCAGCGCGACGCCGCGCCGGACGAGCACCCGGGGCGCCTTGCGCTGCTCGGACAGGTCGCGGGCCAGCCGACGCAGGAAGGTTGCCCCGCGCGGTCGGCGCAGCGCGTACGCCCCGGCGAGCAGTCCCCGGCGACGGCACTCCTCGACGATCTCGGCGGCGAAGATCCCTTCAGCCACGAAAAGTGGCGATCCGGCGACATCAAATGGCCGGGTGGCCACCCGTCGATCTGCGCCGATTGCATAAACCGGCACATCAGCCCGGCCCTCACGAGCTAGTCGGGCAATGATTTCGACTGCTGAGGGGGCATCCCAGGACTGCGGCGATTCCCAATCCACCTGGCCGTTTCGTCGCGGCAACGTAGGGTCATCGCCGTTCTTGTAGAAGTCGTCCAAGCAGAGCACCGGCAAGCCGGTTTGCTGTGCAATGTACGACTTTCCGGACCCAGAAGGGCCCGCGAGCAGGACAACGCGGTGCGGATGTTCCATTACCTTGAGTTACTCCGGCCAGACGGACTGCTATCAAATCGCATCAACATCTCATCACACCTTCGGTAGGTGACAACCTGGGCTTTCTTCTTGTCGACCGGCGTGATGGAATCTCGGGGGTCCGACCCGCCGGGTCGGTCGCTGGGCGTTGCCCGGGGCAACGCGTTGAAGCTGTAATCGCGAGGGCGGTGACGTGAGCAAACGGCCAAAGACGGCGGGCTCCTTCCTGTCGCGGCTGCGCCGGCCGGCCAGCCGGCTCCGGGACATGCCGATCTGGTCCAAGCTCGGTCTAATCATGATCGTGCCGACCATCGCCACGGTCGTGGTGGGCACCAGTGGTCTTGTCGACCACGTGGAGACGCTCAACAATGCCAACCGAGCCGGCGACCTGGCCCGACTGTCGAGCTATTCGGGCAACCTGGTCGACACGCTGCAGGACGAGCGGACCGCCGCTGTGCTGCTGCTGGGGGCGGACGGGACGCAGCCGACGGCGCAGTACCAGGAGGCCTACAACCGGGTGAACTCCCGGGTGGACCAGGAGACGCGCCCCTATCGGCAGCAGCGGGCCGAGGTTGAGGACCTGCCGGGCAGCCTCGAGACTCTGCTCGACGGCATCGACCGGAACCTGCAGGACCTGTCGGGCATCCGCAGTCAGGTGTTCAACGGCAAGCTCGCGCTCACCGAGACCGTCCAGGCGTACGAGGGTCTGATCAGTGACCTGCTCGCCATCCGGGACTCGGCCACGCAGCTCGCCGGCGACAACGACCTGAGCGACCGGATGCGCGCCGCCGCGGCGGTCGCCCGGGAGAAGGAGTTCCTCGCCGCACGCCGGGTCGTGGTCCACCGCGCGCTGGGCGTCAAGGGTGGGCAACGCCTCACCCCGGCCCTGCGCACCGACTACATCGCCAGCGGCACCGGTCAGCAGCAGGCGCTGCAGAGCTTCAAGGCCGTCGCCACCCCGGAGGACGCGAAGTTCCACGACCAGACGGTCGCGGGCGGTGACCGTCGGGAGGCACAGAACTACACCGGCTGGATCGACGGCAACACCACCGGCGACATGCGCGGCGCGCCGTTCAAGGCGGACCAGTGGGAGGCCGCCATGACGGCCAACGCCAAGCTGATCCGCACCGTTGAGCAGAAGCTCGACGGCGAAGTGGTCGCCGGCGCCGAGAACCTCCGCTCGGACGTCCAGCGCCAGGTGTTCCTGGAGACCGGCCTGCTGCTCAGCATGCTGCTGCTGGCCATCCTCTTCGCGTACCTGGTCGCCCGCTCCATGGCCCGCTCACTGCGTGAGCTGCGGCAGGGTGCCCTGTCCGTCGCCCAGTACGGCCTGCCCCAGGCAGTGGCCCGACTGCGCGACCCGCAGGTCGTCGGGCAACTCTCCCCGGTGCAGCTGGCGAACCAGATCGCCGAGCCGCTGCCGGTCCGCAGCAAGGACGAGTTCGGCCAGGTGACCGAGGCGTTCAACGCCGTCCACCTGGAAGCCGTCCGTACGGCCGCCGAGCAGGCCGCACTGCGCGCCTCCGTCGCGACCATGTTCGTCAACCTGGCCCGCCGTTCGCAGATCCTGGTCGACCGCCTCATCGGGCACCTCGACCGGCTGGAGCGCGGCGAAGAGGACCCGGACCGGCTGGCCGAGCTGTTCCAGCTCGACCACCTCGCCACCCGGATGCGCCGCAACGACGAGAACCTGCTGGTGCTCGCCGGTGCCGACTCCACCCGTGTGCAGCGTGAGCCGGCCGCCCTCATCGACGTGCTGCGCGCCGCGCAGTCCGAGGTCGAGCACTACACCCGGATCGAGTTCGGTGTCATCGACCGTGACATCGAGGTCGCCGCGCACGCGGTCAACGACCTGGTGCACCTCGTCGCCGAGCTGTTCGACAACGCCACCGCGTTCTCTCCGCCCGACTCCCAGGTGATGGTCGAGGCCCGCCGGGTCGGCGACCGCTCCTCGCTCTACGTCGAGGACCGCGGTATCGGCATCAGCGCCGAGCAGTTGCACGACCTCAACGAGCGGCTCGCGACGCCGCCGCAGGTGGACGTCGCCGTGTCCCGGATGATGGGCCTCGTCGTGGTCGCCCGGCTGGCGTCCCGGCACGGTGTCCGGGTCGAGCTGCGCCCCGGCTCCGACCGAGGCACGGTCGCCGACGTGACCCTGCCCACCTCGGTGCTGGTGCCCCGGGCGCTCTCCGGCCGGGTGCAGCAGCCTCCGGCCCTGCCGTCGGCCAGCGGCCCCCAGCACGGTGGGCCCGCGCCGGTCTTCGGCGCGCTGCCCGCGCTGGGCAACGGCCCTCGCCCGAGCGAGTCCGGCAACCAGGTCACCCTCGGCGGTCGTCCGTTCGACCCCGCATCGCGCAACGGTGCCGGCACCCCCGCCAACACCGGTGCGTACCGCTCGATGCCGGCCTGGTCGGATCTGACCGGCGCGGCCGGGACGAACGGTGTCAACGGCGGCGACGGGTTCACCCCGCGGCCGGCCAACGGCCAGCCGATCGACCCGCTGCCGCAGCGCCGTGCCGGGGACGACGGCCCGACCACCGGTCAGCAGCCGTCCATTCCTCGGCAGTTGCCGAGCAGCCCCGAGGCTCCGTACTCGGCGCCGCCGGTCTCCGCGCAGCCCTACTCCGGCGCTCCGGTCTCCGCGTCGCCGGCCTCGGGCCAGCCGTACTCCGGGCAGCCCTACTCGGGCGCGCCGTACGCCGGTCCGCCGGTGTCCGCCGCCCCGGCCTCCGGGCAGCCGTACGCCGGTCCGCCGGTGTCCGCGTCGCCGGTGTCGGCGTCGCCGGCCTCCGCTCAGCCGTATTCGGTGCCGCCCGCGTCCAGTCCGTCGTTCAGCGGATTCGCGCCCCGATCCGCTCCCCCCGCGCAGGCGCCCAGCGTCCCCGCGCCGCCGGCCTGGCCGCCGGTGCCGGGTGGCGACCGGGACGCGGCTACCCCGCCGGTGCCGGAACGGCTCGCCGCCGCTCTGGACATGACGACGGAGCTGCCGCGTGTGCCGCGACCCGGCGAGCAGCCGGCGGCCGCAACCCGGCCACCCGCCCCCGCTCCGGCTCCGGCTCAGCAGAGTCGGCCGGCGCCGCAGCAACCGCAGGCGCAGAACCGTCAGCGGTACGCGGACGAGACGATGGAGCTGCCGATCTTCCGGGAGCTGGAGTCGGCCTGGTTCCGTACCCGCCGCCCAGGCTCGGAGGAGCCCGCGGCTGGCGGCCAGCCGGCAACGAACGGCGACTCCGCGACCCAGCAGTTCGCCACGGTCGAGGCCACCGGTCGGACAGTCCACAAGACACCACCCGGGACGACAGGTAACACACCGATGGCAGACACTCCGACGGCCGGAGGAGCGCCGCGGGACAACGGCTCCACAGCGAGCGAGGGCACCCGCCCCAGCGTCGCCGAGAGCCTGCCGAACCGCCGGCCCCAACCACAGACCAACGGCTGGCAGACCGCAGCTGACGATGGCTGGCGTGCCGCTTCGGCGGCGGCTGGCGCGGCACCGGTGAGCGAAACCACCACTACCGGCCTGCCGAAGCGCAAGCCGATGGCGCAGCTCGTGCCGGGTGCGGTGGAGAAGCCCACCACCTCGGTCCAGCGCCGTTCCCCGGAGGCGGTCCGTGGCCTGCTCTCCGCCTACCACCGGGGCGTGCAGCGAGGGCGTAGCACCTCGGACAACCCGACCAGCCCGGAGGCGACTCCGGGAGGGCAATCCTCGCAGTCTGGCTCAGGCCCGGTGGCCGGGAGCGGGCAGAAGGAGCAAGAAGGATGACAACTACGCAGGATCTTGGTTGGCTGCTGGCCAACTTCGCTGACCGGGTGCCCGGCGTCGCGCATGCGGTCGCCGTCTCGGCGGACGGCCTACTCCTCGCGTCGTCACGGGATCTGCCGCGCGACCGGGCCGATCAGCTCGCCGCGATCTCCTCGGGTCTGGTGAGCCTGACCCAGGGGGCGGCCCGCTGCTTCGAGGGAGGCGCGGTGTTGCAGACCGTCGTGGAGATGGACAATGGCTTCCTGTTCCTGATGTCCATCTCGGACGGCTCGTCCTTCGCCGTGCTGGCGGCCCGCAGCTCCGACGTGGGCCAGGTCGGCTACGAGATGGCGCTGCTGGTCGACCGGGTGGGCGACGCACTGACCCCGCAGCCGCGTGCGGCTGCGGGCATGCTGGGCTGACGTCTCGCCGATCGTGAGGTCGGCACGACTGCAACGACGACAACGACGGGTTTCACCGGTGGGAGCCGGTAGCGGGTACGAAGGAGGTGAGCGGCGAGATGGCTGATCGTGACGAGCCGACCGGAGCGTTGGTCCGTCCATACGCCGTGACCCGTGGTCGTACCCGTCCTCGGCTCGACATCGCGCTGGAGGCGCTCGTCGAGACGACGGTGCGCGGCCGGGCCGCTGCCAATGGCAACGGCGGCCAGGGCCGCGAACACCAGTACATCGCCGCGCTGTGTGACGGACGCGTGCAATCGCTCGCAGAGATCGCGGCGCGGATGCAGCTCCCGCTCGGTGTGGCCCGGGTGCTCATCGCCGACATGGCGACGGACGGCCTGGTCGCAGTCCACGAGCCGACCATTTTGGACGACTCCGACGACGCGGTGGGCACTGAACTGCTGGAGAGGGTGCTGAGTGGACTTCGCAGGCTCTGACATGTCGCACCGCCCGCCTAACCCGAGTGGGCGCGTGACGTCGGCGAAGATCGTTATCGCCGGTGGGTTCGGCGTCGGTAAGACGACGCTGGTCGGGTCGGTCTCGGAGATCACGCCGCTGACCACCGAGGCCATCATGACCTCCGCCGGCGTGGGCGTCGACGACACCCGGCAGGTGCCGGGCAAGACGACGACCACGGTGGCCATGGACTTCGGCCGGATCTCGATCGACCGTGACCTGATCCTGTACCTCTTCGGTACGCCGGGTCAGACCCGATTCTGGTTCATGTGGGACGAACTGGTTCGGGGCGCCATCGGTGCGGTCGTGCTGGTTGACACGCGCCGGCTGGCCGACTGCTTCGCGGCGATCGACTTCTTCGAGCACCGACGCCTGCCGTACCTGGTGGCGATCAACTGCTTCGACGGGATGCAGTACCACGACCCGCAGGACGTTCGGGACGCCTTGGCGATCTCGAGCGACGTGCCGGTGGTGGCCTGCGACGCCCGTAACCGGGAGTCGACGAAGCACGTGCTGATCTCGCTGGTCGAGTACGTGCTCACCATGCGTCGTACGCGCGCTGTCGCCCCGGCCTGATCGGGACGCCGCACGCCCGGTGGTGGCCTCGGCCGTCACCGGGCGTCGCGGCCTGCCCGCCGGGTCGCTCGCGCCGGTGCGTGGCCCTTCGCCGCCTTCTTGAGAGCTGGAAGTCGTCGCCCCCGCTTAGGGGTGCGTTCCTTCCGAGTTCTTCGAGAGGCGGCGTTTCCGTGTCGGGGAGCTGCCCTGCCATACGCGAATCGCGCCCCCAGTCAGCTGACTGAGGGCGCGATTCGCGTATGGCGGAGGGGTAAGGGTCAGGACTGGTAACCGGCGGAGCGGTACTCGTACTCCCGGTCGTCGTCGCGGTCCCCGTGGTCGCGGCTGAAGTCCCAGCCACCGGCTGCCTCGCGACCGGGTCGACCACCCACCGCGAAACCGCCGATCTCCTGTCCGCGACGCCAGCCGCGGAAGTAGCCGGTGGTGTTCTCCGCGAGGCTCGCCGCATCGCGCACTATCCGCAATGGGCGCTCCTCGCGCAGCGGCGAACCAGGGACCAGATTGGCCTGTGGCACGCGCTTCGGCAGCCCGGCATTGGTCTCGGCGCCCACCGCGGGGCGGGCCGCCTGCTCAGCGGCCTGCCAGCCGGTGTCGGCCGTGGTCGACCAGTCCAGGTCGGTCTCCTCGGCCTGCCCGACGAACCAGGCCGATTTGGCCTGCGCGAAGATCAGCAGGTCCCCGTCGCCCTCGTCCGCGACCGGCGGCGGCCGGTGCTCGACCGGCGGCGGCGGGCGGCGCTCCATTGCGGGCGGGCGGTGCTCCACCGGGGGCGGCGGGCGGTGCTCCGCGGCGCGGTCGGTGCGAGCGGCCGCTCGGCCGTTGCGAGCGGCCTGCTCCCGGTCGACCAGCCGCAGCGGCGGCGTCTCCAGGTGCGGATCTGCGGGCGGGTTGAGCCCCTCTCGCAGCGCCCGGTCAGCCAGTGGCGGCGGCTCCACCAGTCGAAGCATGGGCGGTTCCTGCGGCAGGTCGTCCGCCAGCCAGGGCGGAGTGACCCGACCGTCGGCCCGACCAGGATCGGTCGGGGCGTCGATGCCGCGGCCGCCACCGTACGAGTAGGCCACCGGGTTGTTCGGCGAGCTGTCGGCCGGGTCCTCCGGGTTGTTGACCAGTGGCCAGTTGGCCCGGGAGCCGGGCGGTGCGGACTCCTGGCCAGGCCGGGGGGTCGGCACCGGAATGCTGAGATCGGTGGCGCTGAACCCGCCCGTGGGTGGCTCGTCGACCGGAGGGCGTTGCAGGTGGCTCTGCCGGGGGTCGCCGTTGGTCTTGGGGCGGGGTGGGATGACCGTGCGCTGCCGTTCTGCCCGTGCATGGTTGATCGCTGCGGTGGTCAGCGTCGGCCGGAACGGCTCACCGGCCTCTGCCGGAGGCACCATGCCGCGCTGTGCGGGCGCGATCGGGGTGATCCCCGGCGGCGGGGGCGGCGGCGAGGAGACCGGTCGGTTGGTCGGACCGTCGATCCGACTGGCGAGCGATTCGGTGCGCCCGGGCAGCGTGGACGCCGGCGGACCAGCCATCGCCGCCGGGGCCATCGGCGCGGGTGCGACCGGCGGCGGCGTGACCGGAGCCGGGGCGACCGGTGGCGGTCCGAGCGGGCGGGGCGACGCCAGCGGCGCGTTACCAGGGACCGGCTCGGGCCGGCTGCGCCGCCCGAGGACAGGTGCGGGTTCGACGGGGGCCGGGGTGGGCCGGACCGACCGCAGCCCGGCACCGGTGCCAGCCAGACCGCTCAACTCGCCGACCGACTCGCCACGGCGGGCAGCGGCACGGCGGCCAGGTGCCTGCACGGGCGTGCTGACCCGTGAGCTGAGAGCGCTGACCAGCGCCTCACAGCCCGCGTCGCAGGCGCGCACGGAGGCGACGGCCTGGCGGACCGTCTCGGCCACCGCGGAGGTGAGCGCACGGTTGACCGCGGCGCGGCGTGGCGTCTCGGAAATGGCGACCCGCAGGGCGGTGACGGCCTCGTTGATTTCTTCGGCGTCGGCGACCCCGTCTGCGGCGAGGTGCGCGGCGATGGCATCCGCTGCCACCGACACCTCGCGGCCCCGGGCGACGGTGCCCCCGAGCATGCCCGGCTCCGGCAGCGCGTCCAGCACGGCCAGAGAGACCGGTTCGGCCGGGTCCGGGTACGCGCGCAGGGCCGCCG encodes:
- a CDS encoding thymidine phosphorylase, with the protein product MSAFAAVDVIRVKRDGGVLSDAQIDWVVDAYTRGVVADEQMSALAMAILLNGMTGPEIARWTAAMIASGERLDLSAVRRPTVDKHSTGGVGDKITLPLTPLVAACGAAVPQLSGRGLGHTGGTLDKLESIPGWRATVSNDEFIAQLDEVGAVICAAGAGLAPADRKLYALRDVTGTVEAIPLIASSIMSKKIAEGTGALVLDVKVGSGAFMKSVDQARELARTMVELGGAHGVRTVALLTDMSTPLGLAIGNAVEVTESVEVLAGGGPADVVELTLALAREMLDAAGLPDADPAAALRDGRAMDSWRAMVRAQGGDPDAPMPAAAEVEVVRAEQDGHVAAVDAYAMGVAAWRLGAGRARKEDPVSVPAGVVLHKRPGDAVRAGDPLYELRAEDASRIPAALAEAANAVRIASTAPASTPLVIERIG
- a CDS encoding DUF4272 domain-containing protein, whose amino-acid sequence is MTVAAPDPREVREASLDELSRLGLPLPPAQFPLVWEPGDEIDLRPTAEIEARIAVLHLILARCFGMPPQAAMSWLLGSHLVEMVTPPEWQFVMGGKGDHRSFVLHHDALFALAWVLGLSKQLDPTLAVDERLVERLPHIAEGETFPRWRSRILTAPQHPADAAALLDLHYCLDWAYLETERSGRRVPGLIDANAIGQRRWALEWAVILRGPYHDEPPGWEEVDLST
- a CDS encoding putative RNA methyltransferase, yielding MDPRIVDRLRCPVCGEPLEQAPDLRSLRCPRRHSFDVARQGYVNLLTGRTPHVGDTAEMVVARADFQAAGHYDLISDALASAATEAVARLDTTEGFGAYPLVVDAGAGTGRYLGAVLAALPDAVGLALDVSKPALRRAARAHPRAAAALADTWQRLPLADASTAVLLNVFAPRNGPEFHRVLDPAGSLLVVTPDTDHLTELVGALDLLRVDPDKADRVTGSLGAHFTPVSSAVHRAELTLTRPEVATLVGMGPNAWHTEPGALTARLAALPEPVRVTVAVRVDAYRPR
- a CDS encoding adenosine deaminase, yielding MVATIRYEDIVKVPKALLHDHLDGGLRPATIVDLAAEVGHELPTTDPEALGRWFVDAADSGSLERYLETFAHTVAVMQTPPALRRVARECALDLAADGVVYAEVRFAPEQHLEQDLSLDEVVEAVLAGFAEGTAQAVEAGLTIRVGTLLTAMRHAARSQEIAELAVRHRDAGVVGFDIAGAEAGFPPTRHLDAFEYLQRENFHFTIHAGEAFGLPSIWQAIQWCGADRLGHGVRIVDDIAPDGGLGRLAAYVRDKRIPLELCPSSNVQTGAVASIADHPIGLLRDLRFRATVNTDNRLMSGTSMSREMALLVETFGYGWKELQWFTINAMKSAFIPFDERLRIIDEVIKPAYARLLA
- a CDS encoding sensor histidine kinase, encoding MSKRPKTAGSFLSRLRRPASRLRDMPIWSKLGLIMIVPTIATVVVGTSGLVDHVETLNNANRAGDLARLSSYSGNLVDTLQDERTAAVLLLGADGTQPTAQYQEAYNRVNSRVDQETRPYRQQRAEVEDLPGSLETLLDGIDRNLQDLSGIRSQVFNGKLALTETVQAYEGLISDLLAIRDSATQLAGDNDLSDRMRAAAAVAREKEFLAARRVVVHRALGVKGGQRLTPALRTDYIASGTGQQQALQSFKAVATPEDAKFHDQTVAGGDRREAQNYTGWIDGNTTGDMRGAPFKADQWEAAMTANAKLIRTVEQKLDGEVVAGAENLRSDVQRQVFLETGLLLSMLLLAILFAYLVARSMARSLRELRQGALSVAQYGLPQAVARLRDPQVVGQLSPVQLANQIAEPLPVRSKDEFGQVTEAFNAVHLEAVRTAAEQAALRASVATMFVNLARRSQILVDRLIGHLDRLERGEEDPDRLAELFQLDHLATRMRRNDENLLVLAGADSTRVQREPAALIDVLRAAQSEVEHYTRIEFGVIDRDIEVAAHAVNDLVHLVAELFDNATAFSPPDSQVMVEARRVGDRSSLYVEDRGIGISAEQLHDLNERLATPPQVDVAVSRMMGLVVVARLASRHGVRVELRPGSDRGTVADVTLPTSVLVPRALSGRVQQPPALPSASGPQHGGPAPVFGALPALGNGPRPSESGNQVTLGGRPFDPASRNGAGTPANTGAYRSMPAWSDLTGAAGTNGVNGGDGFTPRPANGQPIDPLPQRRAGDDGPTTGQQPSIPRQLPSSPEAPYSAPPVSAQPYSGAPVSASPASGQPYSGQPYSGAPYAGPPVSAAPASGQPYAGPPVSASPVSASPASAQPYSVPPASSPSFSGFAPRSAPPAQAPSVPAPPAWPPVPGGDRDAATPPVPERLAAALDMTTELPRVPRPGEQPAAATRPPAPAPAPAQQSRPAPQQPQAQNRQRYADETMELPIFRELESAWFRTRRPGSEEPAAGGQPATNGDSATQQFATVEATGRTVHKTPPGTTGNTPMADTPTAGGAPRDNGSTASEGTRPSVAESLPNRRPQPQTNGWQTAADDGWRAASAAAGAAPVSETTTTGLPKRKPMAQLVPGAVEKPTTSVQRRSPEAVRGLLSAYHRGVQRGRSTSDNPTSPEATPGGQSSQSGSGPVAGSGQKEQEG
- a CDS encoding roadblock/LC7 domain-containing protein, with protein sequence MTTTQDLGWLLANFADRVPGVAHAVAVSADGLLLASSRDLPRDRADQLAAISSGLVSLTQGAARCFEGGAVLQTVVEMDNGFLFLMSISDGSSFAVLAARSSDVGQVGYEMALLVDRVGDALTPQPRAAAGMLG
- a CDS encoding DUF742 domain-containing protein, with translation MADRDEPTGALVRPYAVTRGRTRPRLDIALEALVETTVRGRAAANGNGGQGREHQYIAALCDGRVQSLAEIAARMQLPLGVARVLIADMATDGLVAVHEPTILDDSDDAVGTELLERVLSGLRRL
- a CDS encoding GTP-binding protein; its protein translation is MSHRPPNPSGRVTSAKIVIAGGFGVGKTTLVGSVSEITPLTTEAIMTSAGVGVDDTRQVPGKTTTTVAMDFGRISIDRDLILYLFGTPGQTRFWFMWDELVRGAIGAVVLVDTRRLADCFAAIDFFEHRRLPYLVAINCFDGMQYHDPQDVRDALAISSDVPVVACDARNRESTKHVLISLVEYVLTMRRTRAVAPA